DNA sequence from the Candidatus Atribacteria bacterium genome:
AGAACTTTCTTCGCAATTAAAAATTTCTTTATCAGAGATTATACAAAAAATTATAAAATTTGAAACAATAAGTTCGATCGACAAAGAAGTTCCGATAAATATCTTAAAACAAATCGCCAAGGAATATGGTTATGAGATAGAATTATCTGAAAAATTAAAAACTAAAAGCAGCCTCCAAAAAAAGGATAAAGCTGTCAACTTAATTTCCAAGCCTCCTGTAGTTACTGTAATAGGACATGTTGATCATGGTAAAACTACTCTTCTGGATACTATTCGAAAGACCGATGTAACCAAAGGAGAAGTAGGTGGAATTACCCAAAGAATTGGAGCATATCAAATTAATATAGATCATAAAAAAATTGTGTTCATTGATACCCCGGGGCATGAAGCTTTTACTACCATGAGAGCTCGAGGAGTAAAAGCTACTGACATTGCAGTTTTAGTTATAGCGGCAGATGATGGTGTCATGCCTCAAACTATCGAGGCAATAAATCATGCAAAAGCAGCAAATGTGCCTATTTTAGTAGCAATAAATAAAATAGATAAAACCAATGCTAATGTCGAAAAAGTAAAAAAAGAATTAACTAAATATGATTTAGTTTCCGAAGAATGGGGAGGAGATACTCTAATGGTGGAGATTTCTGCCCTTCAAGGTAAAGGTATTGAAAAATTATTGGAAACTATTTCCTTGCAAGCAGAAATGTTAGATTTAAAGGCAAATCCTGATATTCCGGCAATAGGGTTAATAATAGAAACAAAATTAGACAAGAAAAGAGGAATAATTGCATCAGTGTTAATTCAGGATGGATCGTTAAAAGTTGGTGATTATTTCATTGCCGGATTATCCTACGGTAAAATTAGAAACCTAATTGACGATAAAGGAAAAAGCATTAAAAAAGCAGGTCCTTCTACTCCGGTTGAAATTATAGGTTTTTGTAAAATGCCCCAAGCTGGTGATTACTTCCAGATAGTACCCGATGATAAACTGGTTAAAATTATAATTAACGAAAGAGAAGATGAAGGTAGAAGCAAAATTACAGCAAAATCCTCACTTTCTTTAGATAATTTGTTTTTAGAGATGCAAGAAGGAAAGTTAGATAAGTTAAATATCATTTTAAAGACTGATACACAAGGTTCATTGGATGCTTTGCAGGAAGCAATAAAGAAGATAAAAATTGCAACTGAAGAAGTAAAAGTTGACATTATTCATGCAGGTGTAGGCAACATTACCGAAACAGATGTTATGTTAGCCTCTGCTTCCAAAGCAATCATTATTGGTTTTAACATTCGCCCTGATACAAGTGTACAGAAAATAGCCAAATCCGAAAAGGTAGACATT
Encoded proteins:
- a CDS encoding translation initiation factor IF-2 → MFKDKAPAKELIGFLNKEGIKVKNHMSTLDEDTIDLIKEVIEAEKEKQIKEKKKKLKVIKITKLPNLKELSSQLKISLSEIIQKIIKFETISSIDKEVPINILKQIAKEYGYEIELSEKLKTKSSLQKKDKAVNLISKPPVVTVIGHVDHGKTTLLDTIRKTDVTKGEVGGITQRIGAYQINIDHKKIVFIDTPGHEAFTTMRARGVKATDIAVLVIAADDGVMPQTIEAINHAKAANVPILVAINKIDKTNANVEKVKKELTKYDLVSEEWGGDTLMVEISALQGKGIEKLLETISLQAEMLDLKANPDIPAIGLIIETKLDKKRGIIASVLIQDGSLKVGDYFIAGLSYGKIRNLIDDKGKSIKKAGPSTPVEIIGFCKMPQAGDYFQIVPDDKLVKIIINEREDEGRSKITAKSSLSLDNLFLEMQEGKLDKLNIILKTDTQGSLDALQEAIKKIKIATEEVKVDIIHAGVGNITETDVMLASASKAIIIGFNIRPDTSVQKIAKSEKVDIRLYKIIYDLIDEIKSALKGYLKPKIEEYICGQAEVREVFKIPKIGTIAGSYVLEGKISNNDNIRVIRDGKLIYEGKISSLKRFKDDVKQVSSNFECGIGVEKFNDIK